In one Nicotiana sylvestris chromosome 8, ASM39365v2, whole genome shotgun sequence genomic region, the following are encoded:
- the LOC104225139 gene encoding GDSL esterase/lipase At4g10955, producing the protein MATGNGILTTTKGQEEQNILISEREIFDLCGPLHLTAIDWENVAHRRSVAASLVQGVYILERDRQENRQEAQAFAPPWWKYFQFQLYRVLVDDADSCIFGAIYKFVPSKSYAGDSKDKSPQFVIAFRGTLTKGDAFTRDLELDVHIIRNGLHRTSRFETAIQAVRHVVATFGSSNIWLTGHSLGAAMAMLAGKTMAKTGVFLDAFLFNPPFLAAPIERIKHEKVKHGIRFATSVITAGLAFAAKTKNVNTRSGDTFVALSAWTPCLYVNPADPICAEYIGYFQHRDRMDTMGAGVIEKVATQHSIGGLVMNFMGKECDEPLHLIPSANLTVNLSPSTDFKEAHGIHQWWKPDLVVESKKHQFT; encoded by the exons ATGGCAACCGGAAATGGCATTTTAACCACTACTAAG GGTCAAGAAGAGCAAAATATATTAATCTCAGAGAGGGAAATTTTTGACCTATGTGGACCTCTGCATCTAACTGCTATTGACTG GGAAAATGTTGCTCATCGACGATCTGTGGCTGCGAGTTTGGTTCAGGGTGTCTACATCCTAGAGCGAGACCGCCAAGAAAATCGGCAGGAAGCTCAAGCTTTTGCTCCTCCGTGGTGGAAATATTTCCAATTTCAGTTATATCGCGTGCTTGTTGATGATGCTGATTCCTGCATTTTTGGTGCTATATATAAATTCGTACCCTCAAAATCTTATGCTGGTGATTCCAAAGATAAAAGCCCACAGTTTGTTATTGCTTTCCGTGGGACCTTAACCAAAGGTGATGCATTTACACGAGATTTAGAATTGGATGTCCACATAATCAGAAATGGACTTCATCGGACATCTCGCTTTGAAACAGCCATTCAAGCTGTTCGACATGTGGTTGCCACATTTGGAAGCTCAAATATCTGGCTAACCGGTCATTCATTAGGAGCTGCAATGGCAATGCTTGCTGGAAAAACGATGGCAAAGACCGGTGTATTTCTAGATGCATTTTTGTTTAATCCACCATTCTTGGCGGCTCCAATAGAAAGAATTAAACATGAAAAAGTGAAACACGGGATCAGATTTGCAACCAGTGTTATAACAGCTGGACTTGCTTTTGCTGCAAAGACTAAAAATGTGAATACTCGATCTGGAGATACATTCGTTGCATTATCTGCATGGACGCCGTGCCTATATGTAAATCCGGCTGATCCTATCTGCGCAGAATACATCGGCTACTTTCAACACAGGGATAGGATGGATACAATGGGAGCAGGAGTTATCGAGAAGGTAGCAACCCAACACTCGATTGGTGGTCTTGTCATGAATTTCATGGGGAAGGAATGTGATGAGCCGCTGCACCTTATTCCATCAGCCAATTTAACAGTTAATTTGAGTCCTTCGACGGATTTCAAAGAAGCTCATGGAATTCACCAATGGTGGAAACCTGATCTAGTTGTTGAGTCCAAGAAACACCAGTTCACATAA
- the LOC138876410 gene encoding uncharacterized protein, with protein sequence MQTNGPWLIIGDFNSVLNVDDRVNGISIHQTEMIDFQNCLDDIKVGQITKRNSRFSWSNKRDAEVRIYSHIDWAFGNADWFNTYNGVEAIYMLPGCSDHTPIMINTEVVKVKVKRPYRLLTSVMQQREYKKEHFSVDQKLMQLRETLKEIQGKLNDDYFNKLLIEEERKTLESIEKWEAIQEQIMRQKSRAT encoded by the exons ATGCAAACTAATGGACCTTGGCTTATAATAGGAGATTTCAACAGTGTACTAAATGTGGATGACAGGGTGAATGGAATTTCAATTCATCAAACAGAAATGATTGATTTTCAAAACTGTCTTGATGATATTAAAGTGGGACAAATCACAAAAAGAAATAGCAGATTTTCATGGAGCAATAAAAGGGATGCAGAAGTCAGAATATACAGCCACATAGATTGGGCTTTTGGGAATGCTGATTGGTTCAATACTTACAATGGGGTAGAGGCAATATACATGCTGCCAGGATGCTCAGATCATACCCCTATAATGATAAATACTGAGGTGGTCAAGGTTAAAGTAAAAAGGCCTTACAGGTTACTAACATCAGTGATGCAACAAAGAGAGTATAAGAAA GAACATTTCTCAGTTGATCAAAAGCTGATGCAATTGAGAGAAACATTGAAGGAGATACAGGGGAAGCTCAATGATGACTACTTCAACAAATTGCTgatagaagaagaaagaaagaccTTAGAAAGCATAGAGAAATGGGAAGCAATTCAGGAGCAAATTATGAGGCAGAAATCAAGAGCAACATGA
- the LOC104225137 gene encoding uncharacterized protein, which yields MVKSRKPPSGRTNLASCIVATIFLIFILIVILIVYFTVFKPKDPVITVNSIQLPTFSASNGTVNFTFSQYVSIENPNHDVFTHYDSSLQLLYSGNQVGFMFVPAGKINSGRTEYMAATFSVKSFPLTVNGIPESVGPTVTDGLSGFRVGPSLEVESRIEMAGRVRVLHFFTHHVETKAECRVAISVSDGSVTAFHC from the coding sequence ATGGTTAAGTCTCGTAAACCTCCAAGTGGACGTACAAACTTAGCTTCATGCATTGTCGCCACCATTTTCTTAATCTTCATCCTCATTGTAATCCTCATCGTTTACTTCACTGTTTTCAAACCAAAAGATCCTGTTATCACCGTTAACTCCATTCAGCTTCCCACTTTCTCTGCTTCTAACGGCACCGTTAACTTCACGTTTTCTCAGTACGTTTCTATAGAGAACCCGAATCATGATGTGTTTACTCATTATGATAGTTCACTTCAGCTGCTTTATTCGGGTAATCAAGTCGGGTTTATGTTTGTACCCGCTGGAAAGATTAATTCGGGTCGGACTGAGTATATGGCTGCTACATTTTCTGTTAAGTCTTTTCCTTTAACAGTGAATGGGATACCAGAGAGTGTGGGACCTACTGTTACAGATGGGTTAAGTGGGTTTCGGGTCGGACCTAGTTTGGAGGTGGAGTCCAGGATTGAAATGGCGGGTCGGGTCAGAGTGCTTCATTTCTTTACCCATCATGTGGAGACTAAAGCTGAATGTAGAGTGGCTATTTCTGTGAGTGATGGATCTGTTACAGCTTTCCACTGTTAG